A genomic region of Candidatus Krumholzibacteriota bacterium contains the following coding sequences:
- a CDS encoding T9SS type A sorting domain-containing protein — MTAKVSSLLLLLSLVIAAPSLQAFWCEDGVPVCAAVGIQDCLDTAYGYAGHMLLAWQDYRNLSDADIYVQRIDEIGSAQWTTDGLAICTTSGDQENPQIINDGGGGAIVAWQDNRSGDYNIYAQRIKSGGTIQWSAGGIRICKAIGTQEYPRIVTDTAGGAIVVWIDERSGDDEIYAQRINSEGTPQWTTDGVLVCAASDTKSSMQVIPDGAGGAILTWRNYDGAPSMADICAQRIDDSGSILWTAGGVSICNASFHQNDPQLVTDGAEGAIITWADNRSEVSNIYAQRINPAGTAQWTTNGVLVCPEYFPKYSPQICSDSTGGAVITWSETRHYDTGYDVYAQRINSAGIILWDFDAINVTPVEEGQGYPQIVNDGTGGVIITWVDDREGSSRIYSQKLDGSGIFQWRTGGAPLCLTTSGMECLQITEDGTGGAVAAWVDYRLTMDRNIYAQWVDTGGMPGYRPTIIASISDIPGDEGGWVRLTIEKHSYDDEGWFRYPIYMYNIWRRVDDPVMLSAIDRAAPGHSLEETSLSDWPVVELDGRRFLVSTELLPVQDFPPGTWEVLGCFNAFRQDQYLYVASTPADSTGSSVPMPVFCVSAHTLNPSLWYVSAPDSGYSVDNLAPAPPSGLAGEAAEGPPGVLLEWDQNIESDFSYYIVHRGSYAGFIPSRFSKLGETVAPEFTDEYPLWYDSYYKICSVDRHGNASIYAVLGPGDLTGDDPATTPAVTYLSRNYPNPFNPSTTIKFGLSEAGPVTLKVYDPSGRLVRVVADEPRPAGHYAEQWDGFTTSGQRAASGVYFYKLSAGEFTETKKMVLLK; from the coding sequence ATGACAGCGAAAGTATCATCCCTTCTCCTTCTTCTTTCTCTCGTCATCGCCGCGCCTTCTCTGCAGGCGTTCTGGTGCGAGGACGGAGTCCCTGTATGCGCTGCTGTGGGAATACAGGACTGCCTCGATACCGCTTACGGCTATGCAGGTCATATGCTGCTCGCGTGGCAGGATTATCGAAACCTGTCCGACGCTGATATCTATGTACAGCGGATCGATGAGATCGGATCAGCCCAATGGACCACGGACGGCCTTGCAATATGCACAACTTCCGGAGACCAGGAAAATCCGCAGATCATCAATGACGGAGGAGGAGGCGCGATCGTCGCCTGGCAGGATAATCGTTCCGGTGATTACAATATCTATGCCCAACGGATAAAATCCGGGGGAACGATCCAATGGTCAGCTGGCGGAATACGCATATGCAAGGCGATCGGAACCCAGGAGTATCCCCGGATCGTGACAGATACTGCCGGTGGCGCGATCGTTGTATGGATAGATGAACGAAGCGGCGACGATGAGATCTACGCGCAGAGGATAAATTCAGAGGGAACCCCCCAGTGGACCACCGATGGCGTCCTGGTATGCGCGGCAAGCGATACCAAGTCATCGATGCAGGTTATTCCAGATGGCGCGGGTGGAGCGATCCTGACATGGCGCAACTATGACGGGGCCCCTTCCATGGCCGACATCTGTGCCCAGCGGATTGACGACTCGGGATCGATTCTCTGGACTGCGGGCGGAGTATCCATCTGCAACGCGTCATTCCACCAGAACGATCCTCAGCTCGTCACGGACGGAGCGGAGGGAGCGATCATTACATGGGCGGACAATCGAAGCGAAGTCTCGAATATCTATGCCCAGCGGATCAATCCCGCGGGGACTGCGCAATGGACTACCAATGGGGTGCTTGTCTGCCCTGAGTATTTTCCCAAGTACTCCCCTCAGATCTGTTCTGATAGTACGGGCGGAGCGGTTATAACATGGTCTGAGACACGCCACTACGATACCGGTTATGATGTCTACGCGCAGCGGATAAACAGCGCGGGCATCATCCTTTGGGATTTCGACGCCATCAATGTTACTCCCGTGGAAGAAGGCCAGGGGTATCCTCAGATCGTAAATGACGGAACAGGCGGAGTGATAATAACCTGGGTAGACGATCGTGAAGGCTCTTCCAGAATCTATTCGCAGAAGCTTGACGGTTCGGGGATATTCCAGTGGAGAACAGGCGGAGCCCCTTTGTGCCTTACAACGTCAGGCATGGAATGCCTCCAGATCACTGAGGATGGGACCGGAGGCGCCGTCGCAGCCTGGGTGGACTACCGCCTGACGATGGATCGTAACATCTACGCCCAGTGGGTCGACACCGGAGGGATGCCAGGTTACAGGCCGACTATCATCGCCTCGATCAGCGACATCCCCGGCGACGAGGGCGGCTGGGTCCGGCTGACGATAGAGAAGCATTCATACGACGACGAGGGGTGGTTCAGATACCCGATCTATATGTACAACATCTGGCGGCGTGTTGATGACCCCGTCATGCTCTCTGCCATTGATAGGGCGGCGCCAGGCCATTCCCTGGAGGAAACGTCTCTTTCTGACTGGCCAGTCGTCGAACTCGACGGCCGGCGATTCCTCGTCTCGACCGAGCTTCTTCCAGTGCAGGATTTTCCTCCCGGCACATGGGAAGTCCTCGGCTGCTTCAACGCCTTCCGGCAGGATCAGTATCTCTATGTCGCCAGCACTCCGGCAGATTCGACCGGAAGCAGCGTTCCGATGCCGGTCTTCTGCGTAAGCGCTCATACTCTCAATCCATCTCTCTGGTACGTCAGCGCGCCAGACAGTGGATATTCAGTCGACAACCTCGCCCCGGCACCTCCGAGCGGCCTTGCCGGAGAGGCTGCCGAAGGCCCTCCCGGTGTCCTTCTTGAATGGGATCAGAATATCGAAAGCGACTTTTCATATTATATCGTCCACAGGGGCTCTTATGCCGGGTTCATCCCGTCGAGGTTCTCAAAGCTTGGAGAGACCGTTGCCCCGGAGTTCACCGACGAATATCCTCTCTGGTACGATTCGTATTACAAGATCTGCTCCGTCGACCGCCACGGGAACGCCAGTATATACGCGGTGCTCGGCCCCGGCGATCTGACAGGGGACGATCCCGCCACCACTCCGGCGGTGACATACCTGTCGCGGAACTACCCCAACCCGTTCAACCCGTCGACGACGATCAAGTTCGGGTTGAGCGAGGCGGGGCCTGTTACGCTGAAAGTATATGATCCTTCGGGCAGACTGGTCAGGGTAGTCGCCGATGAGCCCCGTCCAGCCGGGCACTACGCCGAGCAGTGGGACGGCTTCACCACGAGCGGCCAGAGAGCCGCCAGCGGAGTCTATTTCTACAAGCTGTCTGCCGGCGAGTTTACCGAGACAAAAAAGATGGTGCTTCTGAAGTAG
- a CDS encoding sigma-70 family RNA polymerase sigma factor, translating to MFPQDRAGKTGGIPAGARKSSGSGSPEYKSVLSDDVTDMIVQGFIEGHPEHVRRVESWARYVAEHHVWGFETAEDIVQATLLAVVQNLRDGCFKGGDLRAYVRRVAKNMCITSYRRLKSRGDHVSFDSVSDPVSKQDDGERIESRVMLERMLDRLNQVCREMILRAYVEGFSRKEIGDWLGISEEAARVRLFRCVENARELLRGPLMNGDL from the coding sequence TTGTTTCCTCAGGATCGAGCGGGAAAGACCGGCGGGATTCCGGCAGGTGCCCGGAAGAGTTCGGGATCGGGGAGCCCGGAATATAAGTCCGTGTTATCCGACGACGTCACCGACATGATCGTTCAGGGCTTCATCGAGGGACATCCCGAACACGTGCGGCGGGTGGAATCGTGGGCGAGATACGTCGCCGAGCACCATGTCTGGGGTTTCGAGACAGCCGAAGATATAGTCCAGGCGACGCTCCTCGCCGTAGTCCAGAACCTGCGGGACGGCTGCTTCAAAGGAGGAGACCTCCGGGCTTACGTACGGAGAGTCGCGAAAAACATGTGTATAACAAGCTATCGCAGACTCAAGTCCCGCGGAGACCATGTCTCCTTCGACAGCGTTTCCGACCCGGTGTCGAAACAGGATGACGGTGAAAGGATCGAAAGCCGCGTAATGCTCGAGCGGATGCTTGATCGGCTCAACCAGGTGTGCAGGGAGATGATCCTCCGCGCGTACGTCGAGGGCTTCAGCCGGAAAGAGATCGGAGACTGGCTTGGAATATCGGAGGAAGCGGCACGCGTGAGGTTGTTCCGTTGCGTCGAGAACGCGCGGGAGTTGTTGAGAGGTCCGTTGATGAACGGCGATCTGTAA
- a CDS encoding CHAT domain-containing protein codes for MKASVDKYFILFVIASLGFLVSTTTSLLSMTAAVEETSNARALFDLATRLISEDSLEDADRILLRAATLTENDTMNSRKLLADIHTARGRIALRLGRHAEARPLFEKALRVETPGRGADHAEYVPAISGLAALELIEGDFKRSEDLFRRALEIARPAYGDADPVMIDAVIGYATVLGYKGEYIAAEEILRPHFETVTNEYGDTDDRSIRLMLSRAEVLSTLGRDVESTLLYRRAAAAAEKVYKADHATRALALSGLAHTYRRAGQGQEARSLYRQCIEIVVRKHGSPHPDLVHYRSRLGMSLFEGNRWSEEALASIDLAISEATQLYGEDSYQVAIEKRQMVLIRMGRLEWTMAATVFESCLPTLTRYFGADHPFLSKILKGIAWTYFNMGRSNAAIASIGKAVSLHETTKGGDRFELAYLLSIKASIEIDAGRYDSAFASARRSVETAIGVQEENLQISSSSEVIHYAVRPYTSARGLVTAAAAHPALTREDWGIAFALVARTHGSVLDWQAERHRLLRSSQRARRSNEAVEKASQYLANLVVNGPGVDTAAYHDELERAGRNVEEADRAASAATEELRAGSDFTPLHQRVSLSTLCGALDPGVTLIHFLTYGKIVGRPSEKPSWRLPFYAAFRLSKGDEGIPDLSFIDLGSVNSIDSLVDGYRDSIEAMEAGRRPSARDEAEYRRYALALYERLWAPLFSDEDERPGSDLAEAGAPLILIVPDSRLHEVDFNTLLSPGGTLVIEKWKTHILSSAVDLLKTPVTYERGSDLLAVGNPARDTTDPLTMAPPDQDADQTDRLFCMDAASVATPLPGAEREAAAVAKLFSRETGESTVLLSGAEATESRVKREIAGKRIVHFATHGFVCDEDAMRERMAGETPIDPLLMSGLVLAPGHESDDGLLTAQEVTCLDLRTVDWVVLCSCGSGLGRVVSGEGMFGLRRAFEIAGARTVIMALWRLDDNGTRLLTEEIYARRIAGASTVDAIRETELARVEESRRRFNRIHPSLWGGIISEGDWR; via the coding sequence GTGAAAGCATCCGTTGATAAATACTTCATACTGTTCGTCATCGCGTCGCTGGGATTTCTTGTATCCACCACAACGAGCCTGCTCTCGATGACCGCCGCGGTGGAAGAGACATCAAACGCGAGGGCGCTTTTCGATCTTGCCACCCGTCTTATCAGCGAAGACAGCCTCGAGGATGCCGACCGGATCCTCCTCCGCGCCGCCACACTTACCGAAAATGATACAATGAACAGCAGAAAGCTGTTGGCAGATATCCATACAGCCCGAGGCCGGATCGCCCTGCGCCTTGGCCGTCACGCCGAGGCCCGACCCCTGTTCGAAAAGGCTTTGCGTGTCGAAACGCCTGGCCGGGGCGCCGATCACGCGGAATATGTCCCTGCCATAAGCGGGCTTGCCGCGCTCGAATTGATCGAAGGTGATTTCAAGAGATCGGAAGACCTCTTCCGGCGCGCCCTGGAGATAGCCCGCCCGGCGTACGGCGACGCCGACCCTGTCATGATCGACGCCGTGATCGGGTACGCGACGGTCCTCGGCTACAAGGGAGAGTATATCGCGGCCGAGGAGATCCTTCGTCCACACTTCGAGACGGTCACGAACGAATACGGAGACACGGACGACCGGTCGATCCGCCTGATGCTATCACGCGCCGAGGTCCTCTCTACGCTTGGCAGAGACGTCGAATCGACGCTCCTCTATCGCCGGGCGGCCGCTGCTGCGGAAAAGGTCTACAAAGCCGATCACGCGACTAGGGCCCTTGCTCTCTCCGGCCTCGCTCACACGTACAGGAGAGCGGGACAGGGGCAGGAGGCTCGCTCGCTTTACCGGCAGTGCATCGAGATCGTGGTGAGAAAACATGGTTCCCCTCATCCGGATCTTGTCCATTACCGTAGCCGCCTGGGAATGTCGCTTTTCGAAGGCAATCGTTGGTCGGAGGAAGCTCTTGCCTCGATCGATCTCGCGATCTCTGAAGCAACACAGCTTTACGGCGAGGACAGCTACCAGGTCGCGATCGAGAAACGGCAGATGGTGCTCATTCGGATGGGACGGCTCGAATGGACGATGGCCGCCACCGTTTTCGAATCGTGCCTGCCGACTCTCACGCGTTACTTTGGCGCGGACCATCCGTTCCTGAGCAAGATACTCAAGGGAATCGCCTGGACCTATTTCAATATGGGCCGGTCAAACGCCGCGATTGCCAGTATCGGCAAGGCCGTATCACTGCATGAAACGACGAAAGGCGGCGACAGATTCGAACTCGCATATCTTCTCAGTATAAAGGCATCGATTGAAATAGACGCTGGAAGATACGACAGCGCTTTTGCCTCGGCCAGGCGTTCAGTCGAAACGGCGATCGGAGTCCAGGAGGAAAACCTTCAGATATCATCGTCGAGCGAAGTTATCCACTACGCTGTCCGACCGTACACCTCGGCGCGGGGACTCGTCACGGCCGCGGCGGCTCACCCCGCCCTTACCAGGGAAGATTGGGGAATAGCGTTCGCTCTGGTCGCCAGGACGCATGGCAGCGTACTCGACTGGCAAGCCGAGCGGCACCGGCTTCTCCGATCGTCCCAACGAGCCCGGCGGTCGAACGAGGCGGTCGAAAAAGCCTCTCAATATCTGGCAAATCTCGTTGTAAACGGGCCCGGGGTCGATACGGCGGCGTATCACGATGAACTCGAGCGGGCAGGCCGGAATGTCGAAGAGGCAGACCGGGCGGCTTCGGCAGCAACGGAGGAATTACGCGCGGGAAGCGATTTCACTCCGCTTCATCAACGGGTCTCGCTCTCGACGCTCTGCGGAGCGCTTGATCCCGGCGTAACTCTGATCCATTTCCTCACCTATGGGAAAATCGTCGGAAGACCGTCGGAAAAACCATCATGGCGTCTTCCATTCTACGCGGCTTTCAGGCTCTCGAAGGGAGACGAAGGGATCCCCGATCTCAGTTTTATCGACCTCGGATCGGTGAACTCCATCGATTCCCTCGTTGACGGATACCGGGACTCGATCGAGGCCATGGAGGCCGGAAGGCGTCCGTCGGCGCGCGACGAAGCTGAATACCGCAGGTACGCTCTCGCTCTGTATGAGCGGCTATGGGCGCCTCTGTTTTCTGATGAAGACGAAAGACCTGGTTCCGACCTGGCAGAGGCCGGGGCGCCGCTCATTCTCATAGTACCAGATTCCAGGCTACATGAGGTCGATTTCAATACCCTCCTCTCCCCCGGCGGGACGCTTGTGATCGAAAAATGGAAGACGCACATCCTCTCTTCGGCTGTAGATCTTTTAAAAACGCCAGTTACATACGAACGGGGCAGTGACCTGCTCGCCGTGGGAAATCCCGCCAGGGACACAACAGATCCCCTGACGATGGCACCGCCCGATCAGGACGCGGACCAGACGGACCGGTTGTTCTGCATGGATGCGGCGTCAGTCGCCACGCCTCTACCAGGGGCCGAAAGGGAGGCTGCCGCCGTGGCAAAACTCTTCTCCCGGGAGACTGGAGAATCGACAGTCCTGCTCTCTGGAGCCGAGGCTACCGAAAGCCGGGTTAAAAGGGAGATCGCGGGAAAACGGATAGTCCACTTTGCCACCCACGGATTTGTCTGCGACGAAGACGCGATGCGCGAACGAATGGCCGGTGAGACGCCGATCGATCCTCTCCTGATGTCAGGCCTCGTCCTGGCCCCCGGACACGAATCGGACGACGGCCTTCTTACTGCGCAGGAAGTGACCTGCCTCGATCTCAGGACGGTCGACTGGGTCGTCCTCTGCTCGTGCGGATCCGGCCTCGGCCGGGTAGTCAGCGGGGAAGGAATGTTCGGACTCCGCCGCGCGTTCGAGATCGCTGGCGCCCGGACGGTCATCATGGCGCTATGGAGGCTCGACGATAACGGCACGCGCCTGCTCACCGAGGAGATCTACGCCCGGAGAATCGCAGGCGCCTCGACCGTCGATGCCATCCGCGAGACCGAGCTGGCCCGCGTCGAAGAAAGCCGCCGCCGCTTCAACCGCATCCACCCTTCTCTCTGGGGCGGTATCATCTCTGAAGGCGACTGGCGCTGA
- a CDS encoding DNRLRE domain-containing protein, whose protein sequence is MKTFFCLIFSIVALMNSGTLNAAKVQIDASEDSYVLSTTPTTSYGSASTLLVKHDVSPSEVLARAFIKFDLSSIPADATIQAALLCLYDQTAAGGNRLPVYAVSSGWSEIDINWDNQPSFDPAEIGTLPGFAGAQWFSVDVTSVVEEWRGGTRSNHGLLVKEGSGYCLAASPEPFGPRTFRSSEYFGFKPYLMVIYGAETLEITSVADAHVKSATPDVNYGSSEALQVINTGCWSYLRFDTGSLPLGTSIEYARIRLYQYSFGGLVGGSFPISAHNVNSSWTEGAITWTTKPAFNTVPESFCFGIAGSSHVGWVDLDVTESLQGWLAGGDNYGIVVKNPFEITFSMPQAGNFRSREYAGTEYRPQIEVFYSSEPENQFIPSQSLTGVYMGDDCWGDIDGDGDLDLIVCGDTGFGAVTSIYFNFSGTLTESFSSSIPDILCSASSDNIDLGDYDNDGDLDLAIAGEASAVPITGIYKNNGSGTFTLDTRQSLTQLKNTSLAWGDYDGDGDLDLYVQGYTGSVVNSTLYRNDGTGLLSPATTSLTGLFAGSADWIDFDGDGDLDLAVTGSTTLARMTIFYENIGGTLTSLGDKGLPGLAYSDMAWGDYDNDGDMDLALTGESYNPNIEYARVYNNDGGGGLTLAWQTSGLRMSSCAWGDFTNDGKLDLAFCGDDAIVGQQTYLFYNDGTNDFARLTQPAVADVYRGTVSWADVDNDADLDLFLTGDPTYSGTPIAILYDNTSGPANTPPSPPNLFGTVRKSGFTPFTADTLIMRWDGAQDAETSERGLYYCVRVGTERWGEDIFSGTYGSPLMGNVQASNELRVTIPPSGPDNHFYWSVKAVDAGLMASGWSVQQCSWDPDSLWSYDDDPVDDAFVDNALPNTPLGSTQELNLIVGDAWNSGNIARTYIKFNPPISPEPGAEISRAELHVYCRSVISPVSYYISAWDESDDFWDESTITWNNAPTWLYYYPRDVIRVTPGWNVWDVTKSLTAMVDNEVTFVLRGSTPLEGTSGVWAEFDSKEFENAPFLRIHYVSLVGDDENGATPGCVELSQNIPNPFNPATRISFTIPGRSENEHVTLRIYDVAGRLMRTLLDESRSAGLHTVIWDGKDRNGSPVASGIYFYRLQWNGKTRSRKMVLLR, encoded by the coding sequence ATGAAAACCTTTTTTTGCCTGATTTTTTCAATCGTTGCACTAATGAATTCCGGTACGCTTAACGCGGCGAAGGTCCAGATCGATGCGTCCGAAGACTCATATGTCCTGAGTACCACGCCGACTACGTCCTATGGCAGCGCATCTACGCTGCTGGTCAAACACGACGTGTCGCCTTCGGAGGTACTCGCCAGGGCTTTTATAAAATTCGATCTGTCGTCCATCCCCGCCGACGCGACTATACAGGCTGCCCTGTTATGCCTGTATGACCAGACAGCTGCTGGCGGAAACAGACTTCCCGTATACGCCGTCAGCTCTGGATGGTCGGAGATAGATATAAACTGGGACAACCAGCCCTCCTTCGACCCGGCCGAGATAGGAACACTACCCGGCTTCGCCGGAGCGCAGTGGTTCAGCGTCGATGTGACCTCTGTCGTTGAAGAGTGGCGGGGAGGTACCCGTTCGAACCACGGCCTTCTGGTCAAGGAGGGAAGCGGATACTGCCTTGCCGCAAGCCCCGAACCATTCGGACCGCGGACTTTCAGAAGCAGTGAATATTTCGGGTTCAAACCATATCTCATGGTGATCTATGGAGCCGAAACTCTGGAAATAACATCGGTGGCTGACGCGCATGTCAAGTCGGCAACACCGGACGTCAACTACGGTTCGAGCGAAGCGTTGCAGGTCATCAACACGGGATGCTGGAGTTACCTGAGATTTGACACTGGAAGTCTTCCCCTGGGAACATCGATCGAGTACGCCCGTATTCGTCTATACCAGTACTCCTTTGGCGGATTAGTGGGAGGTTCTTTCCCGATCAGCGCTCACAATGTCAACTCGTCATGGACCGAAGGAGCGATCACGTGGACGACGAAACCGGCATTCAATACCGTACCGGAATCGTTCTGTTTCGGAATCGCCGGGTCCTCACATGTCGGGTGGGTCGATCTCGACGTGACGGAGTCTTTGCAGGGATGGCTCGCCGGCGGCGATAATTACGGTATCGTTGTTAAAAATCCCTTTGAAATCACTTTTTCCATGCCCCAGGCAGGTAATTTCCGCAGCAGGGAATATGCGGGGACCGAATACCGGCCACAGATAGAAGTGTTCTACTCGTCGGAGCCGGAAAATCAGTTCATCCCCTCCCAGAGCCTCACCGGCGTCTATATGGGAGACGATTGCTGGGGTGATATAGACGGCGACGGCGACCTCGACCTGATCGTATGCGGCGACACGGGGTTCGGTGCGGTCACCAGCATCTATTTCAACTTTTCCGGGACGTTGACGGAATCATTCTCATCTTCCATTCCGGATATCCTCTGCAGCGCGAGCAGCGACAATATCGACCTGGGAGATTATGACAATGACGGCGACCTCGATCTCGCCATAGCAGGCGAGGCGTCTGCCGTCCCGATCACCGGGATCTATAAAAATAATGGCAGCGGAACCTTCACCCTCGACACAAGACAGTCGCTCACCCAGCTAAAGAACACCTCCCTTGCCTGGGGAGACTACGACGGCGACGGTGACCTTGATCTGTACGTCCAGGGATACACGGGGTCGGTTGTCAACTCGACGCTGTACAGAAACGATGGTACCGGACTCCTCTCTCCCGCTACAACCTCGCTGACCGGTCTGTTCGCTGGATCAGCAGACTGGATCGATTTCGATGGCGACGGCGATCTCGACCTCGCTGTCACCGGGTCTACGACCCTGGCAAGAATGACAATCTTTTACGAAAACATCGGAGGCACGCTTACTTCACTTGGAGATAAGGGACTCCCAGGCCTTGCCTATTCGGATATGGCATGGGGAGATTACGATAACGACGGCGACATGGACCTGGCTCTTACCGGTGAATCGTACAATCCCAACATCGAGTATGCCCGCGTCTACAACAACGACGGCGGTGGCGGCCTGACGCTCGCCTGGCAGACATCAGGCCTTCGGATGAGCTCCTGCGCGTGGGGCGACTTCACCAACGACGGGAAACTCGATCTGGCGTTCTGCGGAGACGACGCCATCGTCGGCCAGCAGACTTACCTTTTCTACAACGATGGTACCAATGATTTCGCGCGCCTGACGCAACCTGCCGTCGCAGACGTCTACCGCGGAACGGTGAGCTGGGCCGATGTCGACAATGACGCGGACCTCGACCTCTTCCTGACCGGAGACCCCACTTATTCCGGAACTCCCATCGCCATACTCTACGATAACACTTCCGGGCCGGCCAACACCCCCCCATCTCCTCCAAACCTGTTCGGCACGGTGCGTAAATCTGGATTTACGCCTTTCACCGCCGACACTCTCATCATGCGCTGGGACGGCGCTCAGGACGCTGAGACGTCGGAGCGGGGCCTCTACTACTGCGTGCGGGTGGGGACTGAAAGGTGGGGAGAGGATATCTTCTCGGGGACATATGGATCGCCTCTCATGGGAAACGTCCAGGCATCGAACGAGCTGAGAGTGACAATCCCTCCGTCGGGGCCCGACAACCACTTCTACTGGAGCGTAAAGGCTGTCGACGCGGGTCTTATGGCCTCCGGCTGGTCGGTGCAGCAGTGCAGCTGGGATCCCGACAGCCTATGGTCGTACGATGACGACCCGGTCGACGACGCGTTCGTCGATAACGCGTTACCCAATACTCCCTTGGGATCTACGCAAGAGCTTAACCTCATCGTCGGCGACGCGTGGAATTCAGGCAATATCGCCCGGACATATATCAAGTTCAATCCTCCCATCTCTCCCGAACCCGGCGCGGAGATCTCGCGGGCCGAGCTCCACGTGTACTGCCGGAGCGTCATATCGCCTGTTTCATACTACATATCAGCCTGGGATGAAAGTGATGATTTCTGGGATGAGTCTACCATAACATGGAATAACGCTCCCACTTGGCTCTATTACTACCCACGGGACGTAATCAGAGTCACTCCCGGATGGAATGTGTGGGACGTCACGAAGAGTCTGACCGCGATGGTGGACAATGAGGTCACATTCGTTCTTCGCGGATCGACTCCCCTCGAAGGGACATCAGGAGTATGGGCCGAATTTGACAGCAAGGAATTCGAGAACGCGCCATTTCTCAGGATCCATTACGTCTCGCTGGTCGGGGATGATGAAAACGGCGCTACTCCCGGATGCGTAGAACTCTCACAGAATATTCCAAACCCTTTCAACCCGGCAACGCGGATCAGCTTCACTATCCCCGGCCGATCGGAAAACGAACATGTGACGCTCAGGATCTACGATGTGGCAGGGAGGCTGATGCGAACGCTTCTCGACGAGTCCAGAAGCGCTGGGCTTCACACCGTCATCTGGGACGGAAAGGACCGGAACGGTTCACCGGTCGCCAGCGGTATCTATTTTTACCGTCTCCAGTGGAACGGAAAGACGCGGTCGAGAAAAATGGTACTGCTTCGCTAA
- a CDS encoding DUF4412 domain-containing protein, with translation MRNSTARVVVIAVLSLLFICGSSHADTWMKQVSHTDGFTIMGQTQPAKDETSVTWIGKDHARIDLADGSSVIVIPSKDILYFLNHAEKTYAETSMDLNKAIDKAVEDETAGDEDAKAMAEKMKGMAGAMMKFDASVTETSETKKIKDWDCRKYIITLAMPMGKSTAEAWATEDINVDPGLYWSASNAMMANYDGFAEVMKEMKKVKGIIVYQEAKSEAMGAEVRSTIEIVEISEKAAPSGTYDIPKDYKKSK, from the coding sequence ATGAGAAACAGCACCGCGCGAGTGGTCGTTATTGCAGTTCTTTCGCTTCTTTTCATCTGCGGATCGTCCCATGCCGACACCTGGATGAAGCAGGTCAGCCATACTGACGGGTTCACTATCATGGGGCAGACTCAGCCGGCGAAAGACGAGACATCGGTAACATGGATAGGCAAGGACCACGCGAGGATCGATCTTGCCGATGGTTCTTCCGTGATCGTCATTCCATCCAAAGATATTCTTTATTTCCTCAATCACGCCGAAAAGACATATGCCGAGACTTCAATGGATTTGAATAAGGCGATAGACAAGGCTGTAGAAGATGAGACTGCTGGCGATGAGGACGCGAAAGCGATGGCTGAGAAGATGAAGGGGATGGCAGGCGCGATGATGAAGTTCGATGCTTCGGTCACCGAGACATCCGAGACGAAAAAGATCAAGGACTGGGACTGCCGGAAATATATAATAACCCTCGCGATGCCGATGGGAAAATCGACCGCCGAAGCCTGGGCCACGGAGGATATCAATGTGGACCCCGGGCTCTACTGGTCCGCCTCAAACGCGATGATGGCGAATTATGACGGATTCGCCGAGGTCATGAAAGAAATGAAGAAGGTGAAGGGGATAATAGTGTACCAGGAGGCGAAATCCGAGGCGATGGGGGCCGAGGTCAGATCGACCATCGAGATCGTCGAGATCTCTGAAAAGGCCGCGCCGTCAGGGACGTATGATATTCCGAAAGATTACAAGAAATCGAAATAA
- a CDS encoding YbaN family protein: MCRWLLIVAGVLSVGLATAGIFLPLLPTTPFLLLAAACFFRASDRLYQWLIDHRWLGPYIKNYREHRAITRRARIVILLMLWCTLGYAALTATHSLAIRILLSLIGIGVTVHVMSIRTLPLEIFSDKVTTTTEDVNEQEMHEATARNRSKST, from the coding sequence ATGTGCCGGTGGTTGCTGATAGTTGCCGGCGTCCTGTCTGTCGGGTTAGCCACAGCAGGCATTTTCCTTCCGCTTTTGCCGACCACTCCTTTTCTGCTGCTGGCTGCCGCCTGTTTTTTCAGGGCATCAGACAGGCTCTATCAGTGGCTTATAGATCACAGATGGCTTGGCCCATACATCAAAAACTACCGTGAGCACAGGGCCATTACCAGGCGCGCAAGGATAGTTATCCTGCTGATGCTCTGGTGTACCCTTGGTTATGCCGCTTTAACGGCGACCCATTCCCTGGCGATACGGATTCTATTATCACTGATCGGTATCGGTGTCACAGTGCATGTTATGAGTATCAGGACTCTGCCCCTGGAGATCTTCTCCGATAAGGTCACAACCACAACGGAGGATGTTAATGAACAAGAGATGCATGAAGCAACAGCGCGTAATCGCTCGAAATCCACTTGA